One genomic region from Papio anubis isolate 15944 unplaced genomic scaffold, Panubis1.0 scaffold498, whole genome shotgun sequence encodes:
- the LOC101013578 gene encoding galactoside 2-alpha-L-fucosyltransferase 2-like — MNDFGRGWVKRLLSPQPSLLTMSSLLPAAIKGFWATCPSFSTFYFLFAIFVVSTIFHCHQRLAVVPAPWAYSAHVVLAPRHLPREGLFTINSKGRLGNQMGEYATLYALAKMNGRPAFIPVQMHSTLAPIFRITLPVLHSTTASRIPWQNYHLNDWMEEKYRHIPGRYVRLTGYPCSWTFYHHLRHEILQEFTLHDHVREEAQKFLRGLQAKWAGQATFVGVHVRRGDYVHVMPRVWKGVLADRGYLQRALDWFRARCRLPVFVVTSDDMAWCRDSINSSLGDVVFAGNGLQGSPAKDFALLTQCNHTIITVGTFGVWAAYLAGGDTVYLANFTLPNSPFNMVFRPQAVFLPEWVGLAADLGQAGQNGL; from the coding sequence atgaatgactttgGCAGGGGGTGGGTGAAGAGACTGCTGTCCCCCCAGCCCTCCCTCCTGACCATGTCCTCTCTCCTCCCCGCAGCCATCAAGGGATTCTGGGCCACCTGCCCTTCCTTCTCCACCTTCTACTTCCTCTTTGCCATTTTTGTGGTGTCCACCATCTTTCACTGCCACCAGCGCCTGGCTGTGGTGCCCGCGCCCTGGGCATACTCAGCCCATGTGGTCCTGGCACCGAGACACCTCCCCCGAGAGGGGCTGTTCACTATCAACTCCAAGGGCCGCCTGGGGAACCAGATGGGTGAGTATGCCACGCTGTATGCCCTGGCCAAGATGAACGGGCGGCCTGCCTTCATCCCAGTCCAGATGCACAGCACCCTGGCCCCCATCTTCAGAATCACCCTGCCAGTGCTGCACAGCACCACGGCCAGCAGGATCCCCTGGCAGAACTACCACCTGAACGACTGGATGGAGGAGAAGTACCGCCACATCCCTGGGCGCTATGTCCGCCTCACGGGCTACCCCTGCTCCTGGACCTTCTACCACCACCTCCGCCATGAGATCCTCCAGGAGTTCACCCTGCACGACCACGTGCGTGAGGAGGCCCAGAAGTTCCTGCGGGGCCTGCAGGCCAAGTGGGCAGGGCAGGCGACCTTCGTGGGGGTCCATGTGCGCCGGGGGGACTATGTCCATGTCATGCCGCGTGTATGGAAGGGGGTGCTGGCCGACCGGGGCTACCTGCAGCGGGCCCTGGACTGGTTCCGGGCCCGCTGCCGCCTCCCGGTCTTTGTGGTCACCAGCGATGACATGGCCTGGTGCCGGGACAGCATCAACAGCTCCCTTGGGGACGTGGTGTTCGCTGGCAATGGCCTCCAGGGCTCACCTGCCAAGGACTTCGCGCTGCTCACACAGTGCAACCACACCATCATCACTGTGGGCACCTTCGGGGTCTGGGCCGCCTACCTCGCAGGTGGGGACACCGTCTACCTGGCCAACTTCACCCTGCCCAACTCCCCCTTCAACATGGTCTTTAGGCCGCAAGCGGTCTTCCTGCCAGAGTGGGTGGGCCTTGCGGCTGACCTTGGACAGGCTGGACAGAATGGCCTCTAG
- the NTN5 gene encoding LOW QUALITY PROTEIN: netrin-5 (The sequence of the model RefSeq protein was modified relative to this genomic sequence to represent the inferred CDS: inserted 1 base in 1 codon; substituted 1 base at 1 genomic stop codon) — MPVTFALLLLLGQATADPCYDPQGRPQFCLPPVTQLAAVAASCPQACALSPGNHLGPGETCNGSLTLALGGSFLLTSVSLRFCTPGPPALILSAAWASGGPWRLLWHRPAWPRALGGPERVTFHSTPDPKATVVASHLRVEFGGQARLAAAGLRGRCQCHGHAARCAARARPPRCHCRHHTTGPGCESCRPSHRDWPWRPATPRHPHPCLPCSCNQHASTLPGSTLELFRLSGMAGGGXACEXSHHTAGRHCHYCQPGFWRDPSQPMSSRRACRACQCHPIGATGGTCNQTSGQCTCKLGVTGLTCNRCGPGYQQSRSPRMPCQRIPEATTTLATTPGAYSSDPQCQNYCNMSDTRVYMSLRRYCQQDYVLRAQVLASEAAGPAWRRLAVRVQAVYKQRVQLVRRGDQDAWVPRADLACGCLRLQPGTDYLLLGSVVRGPDPTHLILDRHGLALPWRPRWARPLRRLQQEERAGGCRGVRAPTSSPRPEH, encoded by the exons ATGCCCGTGACCTttgccctcctgctcctcctgggcCAGGCCACTGCGGACCCATGCTACGATCCACAGGGCCGCCCCCAATTCTGCCTCCCACCAGTGACACAGCTGGCTGCCGTGGCGGCCTCCTGCCCTCAGgcctgtgccctgtccccaggaaACCACCTTGGCCCCGGGGAAACCTGCAATGGCAGCCTGACCTTGGCCCTGGGTGGCTCCTTCCTCCTGACATCTGTCAGCCTGCGCTTCTGCACCCCAGGACCCCCAGCCCTCATCCTGTCTGCTGCCTGGGCCTCAGGGGGTCCCTGGAGGCTGCTGTGGCACAGACCCGCCTGGCCTAGGGCCTTGGGGGGCCCTGAAAGGGTGACCTTCCACTCCACACCAGATCCTAAGGCCACTGTGGTGGCCAGCCACCTCCGCGTGGAGTTCGggggccaggccaggctggcGGCGGCTGGGCTGAGAGGCCGCTGCCAGTGCCATGGCCATGCTGCCCGCTGTGCCGCCCGTGCCCGGCCACCCCGCTGCCACTGCCGCCACCATACCACTGGCCCGGGGTGCGAGAGCTGCCGCCCGTCCCATCGAGACTGGCCCTGGCGGCCTGCTACGCCCCGGCACCCCCACCCTTGCCTAC CCTGCTCCTGCAACCAGCACGCCTCGACGCTGCCGGGTTCAACTCTTGAGCTGTTCAGGCTGTCGGGCATGGCCGGAGGGGGGTAAGCTTGTG CCAGCCACCACACAGCCGGGCGGCACTGCCACTACTGCCAACCAGGGTTCTGGAGGGACCCTAGCCAGCCTATGTCCAGCCGCAGGGCCTGCAGGG CCTGCCAGTGCCACCCTATCGGGGCAACAGGAGGAACCTGCAACCAGACCAGTGGGCAGTGCACCTGCAAGTTAGGGGTCACAGGCCTGACCTGCAACCGCTGTGGCCCTGGCTACCAGCAGAGCCGCTCCCCCAGGATGCCCTGCCAGC GAATTCCAGAAGCAACAACCACCCTTGCCACTACTCCTGGTGCTTATAGCTCTG ACCCTCAGTGTCAAAACTACTGCAATATGTCGGACACCAGGGTATATATGAGCCTTCGGAGGTACTGCCAGCAGGACTATG TTCTTCGGGCGCAGGTGCTAGCGTCTGAGGCGGCAGGCCCGGCATGGCGGCGGCTGGCCGTGCGCGTGCAAGCCGTCTACAAGCAGCGGGTGCAGCTCGTGCGACGCGGCGACCAGGACGCCTGGGTGCCCCGCGCCGACCTGGCCTGCGGCTGCCTGCGCCTACAACCGGGCACCGACTACCTGCTGCTGGGCAGCGTGGTCCGCGGCCCCGACCCCACGCACCTCATCCTAGACCGCCACGGCCTCGCGCTGCCATGGAGGCCGCGCTGGGCCCGGCCCCTGAGGcggctgcagcaggaggagcGCGCCGGGGGCTGCCGCGGCGTGCGGGCACCCACATCCAGCCCCAGGCCGGAGCATTAG